A single region of the Kocuria rosea genome encodes:
- a CDS encoding amidohydrolase: MSTTTDLQLTDDLRRRMHLLYRELHAHPELSMQEHATAALLEQRLTALGIENFRCGGTGVVGVLRNGDGPTVAFRADTDGLPLAEDTGLDYASTATGRLEDGTEVPVMHGCGHDTHMAALLTAAELLAGAREAWAGTVVLVFQPGEETAAGARAMLEDGLWERAPLPEVVLGQHVMPSRAGTVSWAAGDVMAMADSWRVTVHGKGAHASQPQDATDPIVLGAHMITRIQTIVSREIDARRAAVVTVATFHGGLKENIIPASAEFTLNVRTFDPAVRDHVLGALRRIITAEAAASGAPEPTIEELSTFPRNYNDPAATAALVERFREVLGEDNVVEVEPMMGSEDFGALGAAIGVPSVFWMFGGHDGAVLEGEGPVPVNHSPFFAPAIEPTLSTGVRTALTAILSRVGG; the protein is encoded by the coding sequence ATGAGCACCACCACGGACCTCCAGCTGACCGACGACCTGCGCCGGCGGATGCACCTGCTGTACCGCGAGCTGCACGCCCACCCGGAGCTGTCCATGCAGGAGCACGCCACCGCGGCCCTGCTCGAGCAGCGGCTCACCGCCCTGGGCATCGAGAACTTCCGGTGCGGCGGCACCGGGGTGGTCGGGGTGCTGCGCAACGGGGACGGGCCCACGGTGGCCTTCCGCGCCGACACCGACGGCCTGCCCCTGGCCGAGGACACCGGTCTGGACTACGCCAGCACCGCCACCGGGCGGCTGGAGGACGGCACCGAGGTCCCCGTGATGCACGGGTGCGGCCACGACACGCACATGGCCGCCCTGCTGACGGCCGCCGAGCTGCTGGCCGGCGCGCGGGAGGCCTGGGCCGGGACCGTGGTGCTCGTGTTCCAGCCCGGGGAGGAGACCGCCGCCGGCGCCCGGGCGATGCTCGAGGACGGGCTGTGGGAGCGGGCGCCGCTGCCGGAGGTCGTCCTCGGCCAGCACGTGATGCCCTCCCGGGCCGGCACGGTCAGCTGGGCTGCGGGGGACGTCATGGCGATGGCCGACTCCTGGCGGGTCACCGTCCACGGCAAGGGGGCCCACGCGTCCCAGCCGCAGGACGCCACCGACCCGATCGTGCTCGGGGCGCACATGATCACCCGGATCCAGACCATCGTCTCCCGCGAGATCGACGCGCGCCGGGCCGCGGTGGTCACCGTGGCGACCTTCCACGGCGGGCTCAAGGAGAACATCATCCCGGCCTCGGCCGAGTTCACGCTCAACGTGCGCACCTTCGACCCCGCCGTCCGGGACCACGTCCTGGGCGCGCTGCGGCGCATCATCACCGCGGAGGCGGCGGCCTCGGGGGCCCCGGAGCCCACCATCGAGGAGCTCTCGACCTTCCCCCGCAACTACAACGACCCGGCGGCCACCGCTGCTCTCGTCGAGCGCTTCCGCGAGGTGCTGGGGGAGGACAACGTGGTGGAGGTCGAACCGATGATGGGCTCGGAGGACTTCGGGGCCCTCGGCGCGGCGATCGGGGTGCCCTCGGTGTTCTGGATGTTCGGCGGCCACGACGGAGCCGTCCTCGAGGGGGAGGGACCCGTGCCGGTGAACCACTCGCCGTTCTTCGCCCCGGCGATCGAGCCGACGCTCTCCACCGGGGTGCGGACCGCCCTCACCGCGATCCTCTCCCGCGTGGGCGGCTGA
- the gcvH gene encoding glycine cleavage system protein GcvH, whose amino-acid sequence MSNIPSHLRYSAEHEWVDESSPVKVGLSAVAVDALGDVVYLDLPEAGSTVTAGEVCGEVESTKSVSELFAPVSGTVVDVNAAVVDEPGLVNSDPYGDGWLFTVEVTDEGELLTAEQYEQAQEDQA is encoded by the coding sequence ATGAGCAACATCCCGTCCCACCTGCGCTACTCCGCCGAGCACGAGTGGGTGGACGAGTCCTCCCCCGTGAAGGTCGGCCTGTCCGCGGTCGCCGTCGACGCCCTCGGCGACGTCGTCTACCTCGACCTGCCCGAGGCCGGTTCCACCGTGACCGCCGGCGAGGTCTGCGGCGAGGTGGAGTCCACCAAGTCCGTCTCCGAGCTCTTCGCCCCGGTCTCCGGCACGGTGGTGGACGTCAACGCGGCCGTCGTCGACGAGCCCGGGCTGGTGAACTCCGACCCGTACGGGGACGGCTGGCTGTTCACCGTCGAGGTCACCGACGAGGGCGAGCTGCTCACCGCGGAGCAGTACGAGCAGGCCCAGGAGGACCAGGCCTGA
- a CDS encoding L-serine ammonia-lyase produces MAISVFELFTVGIGPSSSHTVGPMRAARRFAETLTGDGLLERTADLRVDVYGSLAATGRGHGTFTAILLGLEGYDPETVLPAEVDERLADLAETGTLRLCAALGQRKDLPYRVEDMVQHPLTVLERHTNGMRFQALDASGAVLADETWFSVGGGFIVREGQEGAAAAELDAASAQVPHPFRTAAQLLAHCERTGLPISGVMLANERTWRDEDEIRQQLLHIWTVMEECKDSSLRRTGPLPGGLNVARRAPEWHRRLRTEDPDRDPGFWPEWVNLVALAVNEENASGGRVVTAPTNGAAGIIPAVLFYATHYSPAARAAAAEGPEALAAARRDIVVRFLLTAGAVGVLYKEQASISGAEVGCQGEVGSASSMAAAGLAEVLDGTPAQVENAAEIAMEHNLGLTCDPIGGLVQIPCIERNAIAAAKAINAAKMAMWGDGTHRVSLDEVIVTMRETGRDMSHKYKETALGGLAVNVVEC; encoded by the coding sequence ATGGCCATCAGCGTCTTCGAACTGTTCACCGTGGGCATCGGCCCCTCGAGCTCCCACACCGTCGGCCCCATGCGCGCCGCACGGCGCTTCGCCGAGACCCTGACCGGGGACGGGCTGCTGGAGCGCACCGCGGACCTGCGCGTGGACGTCTACGGGTCGCTGGCCGCGACCGGCCGGGGCCACGGCACCTTCACCGCGATCCTGCTCGGCCTGGAGGGCTACGACCCCGAGACCGTGCTGCCCGCCGAGGTGGACGAGCGGCTCGCCGACCTCGCCGAGACCGGGACGCTGCGGCTGTGCGCGGCCCTCGGGCAGCGCAAGGACCTCCCCTACCGGGTCGAGGACATGGTGCAGCACCCGCTGACCGTCCTGGAGCGGCACACCAACGGCATGCGCTTCCAGGCCCTGGACGCCTCCGGCGCCGTGCTGGCCGACGAGACCTGGTTCTCCGTGGGCGGCGGCTTCATCGTCCGCGAGGGCCAGGAGGGCGCCGCCGCGGCCGAGCTGGACGCCGCCAGCGCCCAGGTGCCCCACCCCTTCCGCACCGCCGCACAGCTGCTGGCCCACTGCGAGCGCACCGGCCTGCCGATCAGCGGGGTGATGCTGGCCAACGAGCGGACCTGGCGCGACGAGGACGAGATCCGGCAGCAGCTGCTGCACATCTGGACCGTGATGGAGGAGTGCAAGGACTCCAGCCTCCGGCGCACCGGCCCGCTGCCGGGCGGGCTGAACGTGGCCCGCCGCGCCCCCGAGTGGCACCGGCGCCTGCGCACCGAGGACCCGGACCGGGACCCGGGCTTCTGGCCGGAGTGGGTGAACCTCGTGGCCCTGGCGGTCAACGAGGAGAACGCCTCCGGCGGACGCGTGGTCACCGCCCCCACCAACGGGGCGGCCGGCATCATCCCGGCGGTGCTGTTCTACGCCACCCACTACTCCCCCGCCGCCCGCGCCGCCGCCGCGGAGGGCCCCGAGGCGCTCGCGGCCGCCCGGCGGGACATCGTGGTCCGCTTCCTGCTCACGGCCGGGGCGGTCGGGGTGCTCTACAAGGAGCAGGCCTCGATCTCCGGGGCCGAGGTGGGGTGCCAGGGCGAGGTCGGCTCCGCCTCCTCGATGGCCGCCGCCGGCCTCGCCGAGGTCCTGGACGGGACCCCGGCCCAGGTGGAGAACGCCGCGGAGATCGCCATGGAGCACAACCTCGGGCTGACCTGCGACCCCATCGGCGGACTGGTGCAGATCCCCTGCATCGAGCGCAACGCGATCGCCGCGGCCAAGGCGATCAACGCCGCCAAGATGGCGATGTGGGGCGACGGCACCCACCGGGTCAGCCTCGACGAGGTCATCGTGACCATGCGCGAGACCGGCAGGGACATGAGCCACAAGTACAAGGAGACCGCCCTGGGCGGACTCGCCGTGAACGTCGTGGAGTGCTGA
- the gcvT gene encoding glycine cleavage system aminomethyltransferase GcvT: protein MSVSTTSRHTALHDEHAALGASFTDFGGWDMPLKYGSELAEHRAVRTAAGLFDLSHMGEIRVTGPDAAAFLNTALVGNLAAIAVGRAKYSLICTPEGGIIDDLISYRLAEQEYLVVPNAGNAPTVLAALQERAAGFDVTVADESADTSLVAVQGPAAQAILQELVPAEQQELVAELKYYSAAPVTVAGTDVLLARTGYTGEDGFELYVPDAQAVSLWRKLLEAGQGHGLVPCGLACRDSLRLEAGMPLYGQELTLDLTPYEAGLGPVVSFKKEEDFVGRTALEARRGAGTDRKLVGLRGEGRRAARGHYPISVDGEVVGEVTSGALSPTLGYPIAMAYVDNAHAEPGTEVQVDLRGKPVPFEVVSLPFYRRGQ from the coding sequence ATGAGCGTCAGCACCACCTCCCGCCACACCGCCCTGCACGACGAGCACGCCGCGCTGGGGGCGTCCTTCACCGACTTCGGCGGCTGGGACATGCCCCTGAAGTACGGCTCCGAGCTGGCCGAGCACCGCGCCGTGCGCACCGCCGCCGGTCTGTTCGACCTCTCCCACATGGGGGAGATCCGGGTGACCGGCCCGGACGCGGCGGCCTTCCTGAACACGGCCCTGGTGGGCAACCTGGCCGCCATCGCCGTGGGCCGGGCCAAGTACTCCCTCATCTGCACCCCCGAGGGCGGGATCATCGACGACCTGATCAGCTATCGGCTGGCCGAGCAGGAGTACCTGGTGGTGCCCAACGCCGGCAACGCGCCGACCGTGCTCGCCGCCCTCCAGGAGCGGGCCGCCGGCTTCGACGTCACCGTGGCCGACGAGTCCGCCGACACCTCGCTGGTCGCCGTCCAGGGCCCCGCCGCGCAGGCGATCCTGCAGGAGCTCGTCCCCGCCGAGCAGCAGGAGCTGGTCGCCGAGCTGAAGTACTACTCGGCCGCGCCGGTCACCGTCGCCGGGACCGACGTGCTGCTCGCCCGCACCGGCTACACCGGGGAGGACGGGTTCGAGCTCTACGTGCCCGACGCCCAGGCGGTGTCCCTGTGGCGGAAGCTCCTGGAGGCCGGGCAGGGCCACGGGCTCGTCCCCTGCGGCCTCGCCTGCCGCGACTCCCTGCGCCTGGAGGCCGGGATGCCGCTCTACGGCCAGGAGCTCACCCTGGACCTCACCCCCTACGAGGCCGGTCTCGGCCCGGTCGTCTCCTTCAAGAAGGAGGAGGACTTCGTGGGCCGCACGGCCCTGGAGGCCCGCAGGGGCGCCGGGACGGACCGCAAGCTGGTCGGTCTGCGGGGCGAGGGCCGGCGCGCGGCCCGCGGCCACTACCCGATCAGCGTGGACGGCGAGGTCGTCGGCGAGGTCACCTCGGGGGCGCTCAGCCCGACCCTGGGCTACCCCATCGCCATGGCCTACGTCGACAACGCGCACGCCGAGCCCGGCACCGAGGTGCAGGTCGACCTGCGCGGCAAGCCGGTCCCGTTCGAGGTCGTGTCCCTGCCGTTCTACCGGCGCGGGCAGTGA
- a CDS encoding SDR family oxidoreductase yields MTAPAQDTRSPQRPTALVVGASGIAGSAIVEQLTRTEDWDVLALSRNPVPGSSARHLGADLRSPESLAAALAGERPTHVFFTAWSRQATEKENIEVNAGMVRNLLAALAHAPVEHVALMTGLKHYLGPFEAYGKGDMPDTPFLEEEPRLPVENFYYAQEDELWAAAGRQGFRWSVHRAHTVIGHAVGNAMNMGLTLAAQAAICRETGRPFVFPGSEVQWNSLTDMTDGSLLAEHMVWAATEEAAGNEAYNVVNGDVFRWRRMWPALAAWFGLEWEGYQDAPRPLEQQMRGAEDVWARIVAQHGLAEPDLARVASWWHTDADLGRPIEVVADMSKSRLAGFTGYRRTRDCFTGLFDRCRAEHIIP; encoded by the coding sequence GTGACAGCCCCCGCCCAGGACACCCGTTCCCCGCAGCGCCCCACCGCCCTGGTGGTGGGGGCCAGCGGCATCGCCGGTTCGGCGATCGTCGAGCAGCTGACCCGCACCGAGGACTGGGACGTGCTCGCCCTCTCCCGCAACCCCGTCCCCGGCAGCTCGGCCCGGCACCTCGGCGCCGACCTCCGCTCCCCCGAGAGCCTGGCCGCGGCCCTGGCCGGGGAGCGGCCCACGCACGTGTTCTTCACCGCCTGGTCCCGCCAGGCCACCGAGAAGGAGAACATCGAGGTCAACGCCGGGATGGTCCGCAACCTCCTGGCCGCCCTGGCCCACGCCCCGGTGGAGCACGTGGCGCTGATGACCGGGCTCAAGCACTACCTGGGCCCCTTCGAGGCCTACGGCAAGGGGGACATGCCCGACACCCCCTTCCTCGAGGAGGAGCCGCGCCTGCCGGTGGAGAACTTCTACTACGCCCAGGAGGACGAGCTCTGGGCGGCCGCCGGCCGCCAGGGCTTCCGCTGGTCCGTGCACCGGGCGCACACGGTCATCGGCCACGCGGTGGGCAACGCCATGAACATGGGGCTGACCCTGGCCGCGCAGGCGGCGATCTGCCGGGAGACGGGCCGCCCGTTCGTGTTCCCCGGCTCCGAGGTCCAGTGGAACAGCCTGACCGACATGACCGACGGGTCCCTGCTGGCCGAGCACATGGTCTGGGCCGCCACCGAGGAGGCCGCCGGCAACGAGGCCTACAACGTGGTCAACGGCGACGTCTTCCGCTGGCGCCGGATGTGGCCGGCGCTGGCCGCCTGGTTCGGGCTTGAGTGGGAGGGCTACCAGGACGCACCGCGGCCGCTGGAGCAGCAGATGCGCGGCGCCGAGGACGTCTGGGCCCGGATCGTCGCCCAGCACGGGCTCGCGGAGCCCGACCTCGCCCGCGTGGCCTCCTGGTGGCACACCGACGCCGACCTCGGCCGGCCCATCGAGGTGGTCGCCGACATGAGCAAGAGCCGGCTGGCCGGGTTCACCGGCTACCGCCGCACCCGGGACTGCTTCACCGGCCTCTTCGACCGCTGCCGGGCCGAGCACATCATCCCCTGA
- a CDS encoding AsnC family protein: protein MELPPEDLELVHALQIAPRASWTQLGAALGRHPTTLAARWDRLRADGRSWVTAHLGTSGTQGCATFIGLECRPGRRAEVLERLCAVPEIGTVEESARAWDVRLTVLTRSWEQMTRDVLPLVRADPAILRAQLTVATRLHAIGSNWRLDVLSPEQQRRVSALRSEAHRPHGAVPAHLEEMTAVLQADGRATAAQIAAATGTHPTTAARHLRQALETGLVALRCELAQQHSGYPVSCQWYVRVPPAQLEAAVRYLRSHRTLRLCASTTGDTNLTFLLWLRTPGDIFDVEAELQAAAPGVQVVESDVGVRTHKRMGWMLRDDSTATGEVVTELGRAAP from the coding sequence ATGGAGCTACCACCGGAGGACCTCGAGCTCGTGCACGCCCTGCAGATTGCGCCGCGGGCGTCCTGGACCCAGCTGGGGGCCGCGCTCGGCCGCCACCCCACCACGCTGGCCGCCCGCTGGGACCGGCTCCGGGCCGACGGCCGCAGCTGGGTCACCGCCCACCTGGGCACCTCCGGCACGCAGGGCTGCGCCACCTTCATCGGCCTCGAGTGCCGCCCGGGCCGCCGGGCGGAGGTGCTGGAGCGGCTGTGCGCCGTCCCGGAGATCGGCACCGTGGAGGAGTCCGCGCGCGCCTGGGACGTCCGGCTCACCGTCCTCACCCGCAGCTGGGAGCAGATGACCCGGGACGTGCTGCCGCTGGTGCGCGCCGATCCGGCGATCCTGCGGGCCCAGCTCACGGTGGCCACCCGGCTCCACGCCATCGGCAGCAACTGGCGCCTGGACGTGCTGTCCCCGGAGCAGCAGCGCCGCGTGAGCGCACTGCGCTCGGAGGCGCACCGCCCGCACGGCGCCGTCCCCGCTCACCTCGAGGAGATGACGGCCGTGCTCCAGGCCGACGGGCGGGCCACCGCCGCGCAGATCGCCGCCGCGACCGGGACCCACCCGACGACGGCGGCCCGGCACCTGCGCCAGGCGCTCGAGACCGGCCTCGTGGCTCTCCGCTGCGAACTGGCCCAGCAGCACTCCGGCTACCCGGTGTCCTGCCAGTGGTACGTCCGGGTGCCGCCGGCGCAGCTCGAGGCGGCCGTGCGCTACCTGCGCTCCCACCGGACGCTGCGCCTGTGCGCCTCGACCACGGGCGACACCAACCTCACCTTCCTGCTCTGGCTGCGCACCCCCGGGGACATCTTCGACGTGGAGGCGGAGCTGCAGGCCGCCGCGCCGGGGGTCCAGGTGGTCGAGTCCGACGTGGGGGTGCGGACCCACAAGCGCATGGGCTGGATGCTGCGCGACGACTCGACCGCGACCGGCGAGGTGGTGACCGAGCTCGGTCGGGCCGCCCCGTGA